In Deltaproteobacteria bacterium HGW-Deltaproteobacteria-18, the following proteins share a genomic window:
- a CDS encoding resolvase gives MAEGKFISYLRVSTAKQGLSGLGLEAQRKAVTDFLNGGNWTLLNEFVEVESGKKNDRPELNKALAHCRLTGATLVIAKLDRLSRNAHFLLGLQEAGVHFIATDMPTANELTVGIMALVAQEERKAISARTKAALAAAKERGVKLGCPNGAAHLRQYGNELGVEAVKRNADERAGKLADVVKEIQTKGTTSLKGIADELNRQGITTARGGLWHASSVKNLISRLRTG, from the coding sequence ATGGCTGAAGGGAAGTTCATCTCATATCTGAGGGTATCCACCGCCAAGCAGGGACTGTCAGGGCTTGGCCTTGAGGCACAAAGGAAGGCTGTCACCGACTTCTTGAACGGCGGGAACTGGACCTTGTTGAATGAGTTCGTCGAGGTTGAGAGCGGGAAGAAGAACGACAGACCAGAACTGAACAAGGCCCTGGCCCATTGCAGGCTCACAGGGGCCACGCTTGTTATCGCCAAGCTGGACCGACTGTCACGCAATGCCCACTTCCTGCTGGGCTTACAGGAGGCTGGGGTTCACTTCATCGCCACCGACATGCCGACTGCCAACGAGCTTACAGTGGGCATCATGGCCCTTGTAGCCCAGGAGGAAAGGAAGGCCATCTCTGCCAGAACCAAGGCCGCCCTTGCTGCCGCCAAGGAACGAGGCGTGAAGCTGGGCTGTCCGAATGGAGCGGCTCACCTCCGGCAGTACGGGAACGAACTAGGGGTGGAGGCAGTGAAGCGGAATGCTGATGAACGGGCCGGAAAGCTGGCCGATGTGGTCAAGGAAATCCAGACCAAGGGGACCACGAGCTTGAAGGGTATTGCTGATGAACTGAACAGACAGGGAATCACTACGGCCAGGGGAGGCTTGTGGCATGCGTCCAGCGTGAAGAACCTTATTTCCCGCTTGCGTACAGGATAG